A single Anatilimnocola floriformis DNA region contains:
- the fba gene encoding class II fructose-bisphosphate aldolase (catalyzes the reversible aldol condensation of dihydroxyacetonephosphate and glyceraldehyde 3-phosphate in the Calvin cycle, glycolysis, and/or gluconeogenesis) gives MPLVTLRTVLDHAAENNYGVAAFNVNNMEQIQSIMEAAKETDSPVIVQASRGARSYSQDNYLRHLMLAAAELYPQIPIVMHQDHGNSVKTCLSAIENGFTSVMMDGSLEEDGKTPASYEYNVKVTAEVVKLAHAKGVGVEGELGCLGSLESGEGEQEDGHGAEGQLSHDQLLTDPDQAKDFVAKTGIDALAVAIGTSHGAYKFTRPPKGDVLAMDRIIAIHKLLPNCHLVMHGSSSVPQDLQDILNKYGGKMKPTWGVPVEEIQLGIKNGVRKINVDTDNRMAITGAVRKALIESPEKFDPRDYLKPARDAMKKVCVARMVSFGQAGQASKLMASGKVK, from the coding sequence ATGCCACTCGTCACCCTGCGTACCGTCCTCGATCATGCTGCCGAAAATAACTACGGCGTTGCGGCGTTCAACGTCAACAACATGGAGCAGATCCAGTCGATCATGGAAGCGGCGAAGGAAACCGATTCGCCCGTGATCGTGCAAGCCAGCCGCGGTGCTCGCAGCTATTCGCAAGACAACTATCTCCGCCACCTGATGCTCGCCGCTGCCGAACTCTATCCGCAGATTCCGATCGTCATGCACCAGGATCACGGCAATAGCGTGAAGACCTGCCTCTCGGCCATCGAAAACGGCTTCACCAGCGTGATGATGGACGGCTCGCTCGAAGAAGACGGCAAGACGCCAGCCAGCTATGAATACAACGTCAAGGTCACGGCGGAAGTCGTGAAGCTCGCGCACGCCAAGGGTGTGGGTGTGGAAGGTGAACTCGGTTGCCTCGGCTCGCTCGAAAGCGGCGAAGGCGAACAAGAAGACGGCCACGGCGCCGAAGGCCAGCTCTCGCACGATCAGCTCCTCACCGATCCGGATCAAGCCAAGGATTTCGTCGCCAAGACCGGCATCGACGCGCTCGCCGTTGCCATCGGCACCAGTCACGGCGCTTACAAGTTCACGCGTCCGCCGAAGGGTGACGTGCTGGCGATGGATCGCATCATTGCGATTCACAAGCTCCTGCCCAACTGCCACCTCGTCATGCACGGTTCGAGCAGCGTGCCGCAAGACCTGCAAGACATCCTCAACAAGTACGGCGGCAAGATGAAGCCGACCTGGGGCGTGCCGGTCGAAGAGATCCAACTCGGTATCAAGAACGGTGTGCGTAAGATCAACGTCGACACCGACAACCGCATGGCCATCACCGGCGCGGTCCGCAAGGCTTTGATCGAAAGCCCCGAAAAGTTCGACCCCCGCGACTACCTCAAGCCCGCCCGCGACGCGATGAAGAAGGTCTGCGTCGCCCGCATGGTCAGCTTCGGCCAAGCTGGTCAGGCCAGCAAGCTGATGGCGAGTGGTAAGGTGAAGTAG
- a CDS encoding ester cyclase: protein MNRSPREVVQLWLDAFNRCDAEAAAALYHEDAVNLQVAAGEPTVGRAAMLAGFAYFFRAFPDNYTSPVNLFEDGEWAILEWRGGGTWQGEFAGQPGSGRSFEIQGCGFFHVIDGLIKFQRGYWDKVSWFGQLGLPLE from the coding sequence ATGAATCGTTCTCCCCGTGAAGTCGTGCAACTTTGGCTCGATGCTTTCAACCGTTGCGATGCCGAAGCGGCCGCGGCGTTGTATCACGAGGATGCGGTGAATTTGCAAGTGGCAGCCGGTGAGCCGACGGTGGGGCGGGCGGCGATGCTCGCGGGGTTTGCTTATTTCTTTCGGGCCTTTCCGGATAACTACACGTCGCCGGTGAATTTGTTCGAGGATGGTGAGTGGGCCATTTTGGAATGGCGGGGCGGCGGCACTTGGCAGGGTGAATTTGCCGGCCAGCCGGGGAGCGGCAGGTCGTTTGAGATTCAGGGCTGCGGCTTTTTTCACGTGATCGACGGGTTGATCAAGTTTCAGCGCGGCTATTGGGACAAGGTCTCGTGGTTCGGGCAACTCGGATTGCCGTTGGAGTAA
- a CDS encoding DUF1553 domain-containing protein yields MVDANRRTLLRRVTLTLIGLVPSPEELAAFEKNQAPDAYEQQVDRLLASPLYGQRMASDWLDLARYADTHGYHADTERQQWRWRDWVIEQLNAGQPFDQFALEQLAGDLLPNATLMQRIATGFNRNHRMSGENGAIPEELLAEHAIDRVVTTGTAFLGQTFVCARCHDHKYEALSQRELYGMVAFFNSLDESPLLNDHVNAYPRLQAPTREQQAELDQLAFRLASTQSAQQQRAVVARADQERWEKEATAGKIASPPAAMAIHLPLDKADKNKTTDLARPFEPAAIEGAADFSTGKFDDALLGDGGTFLKLANWPALTTDQSWTLSAWVFPTTRDELVITAQVDDVLFFRGIEWSLVDGQLQLRFINRAGSDERIFRSQETTELSRWQHLAVVFDAKKPSEPQFWKNGRRMEIETTGKMPAAPISTASPLRIGGLTNQVAFRGMLDEIRLYARPLSPSEIELLAGGNPIAEIVKLPADKRTAEQQQTLARYYLEHHDAEHQRLSTVLQSLRSRRDLLLKLLPSVLVSQELPQPRPTFVLMNGQYDHPGERVARQTPAYLSQQAKLLRTDRLGFARWLIDPQHPLTGRVAVNRAWQQVFGKGLVATPEDFGVRGAKPAQQELLDWLAREYVDTGWDTKRLHRQLVNSTTFRQQSFPRQRLSAEVIRDVALQSAGVINYVHGGPGVKPYQPGDLWKELSYYPNDLSAQLYNTTSGSAMYRRSVYLFWKRNAPPVNLTTFDAPNRETCTVERSRTNTPLQALVLLNDPTFVEAARLLATRILAGKDQAADARLNRLFQIVLSRPATAGERELLQQQLAADLAHYQANPAEAKKLLDVGQAAAPLDISAAELAAWTNLATVVLNLDEALTNH; encoded by the coding sequence TTGGTTGACGCCAACCGCCGTACCCTCCTCCGCCGCGTGACTCTCACGCTCATCGGACTCGTTCCTTCTCCCGAAGAGCTCGCCGCTTTCGAGAAAAACCAAGCTCCCGACGCTTACGAGCAACAAGTCGATCGACTCCTCGCTTCGCCACTCTATGGTCAGCGGATGGCCAGCGATTGGCTCGATCTGGCACGCTACGCCGATACGCATGGTTATCACGCCGACACCGAGCGGCAGCAGTGGCGGTGGCGAGATTGGGTGATCGAGCAACTTAATGCCGGTCAGCCGTTCGATCAGTTCGCGCTCGAGCAACTCGCCGGCGACCTGTTGCCGAACGCCACGCTCATGCAGCGAATCGCGACGGGCTTCAATCGCAATCACCGCATGAGCGGCGAGAACGGCGCGATCCCGGAAGAGTTGCTCGCCGAGCATGCGATTGATCGCGTCGTGACCACGGGCACCGCTTTTCTCGGGCAGACATTCGTTTGCGCTCGCTGCCACGATCACAAGTACGAAGCCCTCTCGCAGCGCGAGCTCTACGGCATGGTGGCATTTTTCAACAGCCTCGATGAATCGCCGCTCCTCAACGATCACGTCAACGCCTATCCGCGGCTGCAGGCTCCGACGCGCGAACAGCAAGCCGAACTCGATCAATTGGCCTTCCGCCTCGCCAGCACACAAAGTGCACAGCAGCAGCGGGCCGTGGTAGCGCGGGCTGATCAAGAGCGGTGGGAAAAAGAGGCGACGGCTGGCAAGATTGCGAGTCCCCCCGCGGCGATGGCCATTCACTTGCCGCTCGACAAGGCAGACAAAAACAAAACGACTGACCTGGCTCGACCGTTTGAGCCAGCGGCGATCGAGGGAGCAGCAGACTTCAGTACCGGCAAATTCGACGACGCATTGCTTGGCGATGGCGGCACTTTTCTCAAGCTCGCAAACTGGCCCGCGTTGACAACCGATCAATCGTGGACGCTCAGCGCCTGGGTCTTCCCCACGACGCGCGACGAACTGGTCATCACCGCGCAAGTCGACGACGTCCTCTTTTTTCGCGGCATCGAATGGAGCCTGGTCGACGGTCAATTGCAGTTGCGCTTCATCAATCGGGCGGGGAGCGATGAGCGGATTTTTCGCTCTCAGGAAACGACCGAGCTCAGCCGCTGGCAACATCTGGCCGTTGTCTTTGATGCGAAGAAGCCGAGCGAGCCGCAGTTCTGGAAGAACGGACGGCGAATGGAGATCGAGACGACAGGAAAAATGCCCGCCGCGCCAATATCGACGGCGAGCCCGCTGCGCATCGGTGGACTCACGAACCAGGTGGCCTTCCGCGGCATGCTCGATGAAATCCGCTTGTATGCCCGGCCGCTTTCGCCAAGCGAGATCGAGTTGCTCGCCGGTGGCAACCCGATTGCCGAGATTGTGAAGTTGCCAGCCGACAAGCGAACGGCTGAGCAGCAGCAAACGCTCGCTCGCTACTATCTCGAGCATCACGATGCCGAGCATCAGCGGTTGAGCACGGTGCTGCAATCGCTCCGCTCGCGGCGCGATCTGCTTCTCAAGTTGCTGCCCAGCGTCCTCGTCTCGCAAGAGCTGCCGCAGCCGCGGCCAACGTTTGTGCTGATGAATGGTCAGTACGATCACCCCGGCGAACGCGTCGCCAGGCAGACGCCGGCATACTTGTCGCAGCAAGCAAAACTCCTGCGCACCGATCGTCTCGGCTTCGCGCGCTGGTTGATCGATCCTCAGCATCCCCTCACCGGCCGCGTCGCTGTGAACCGGGCCTGGCAACAGGTCTTCGGCAAAGGCCTTGTCGCTACGCCCGAAGATTTTGGCGTCCGCGGCGCAAAGCCAGCCCAGCAGGAGTTGCTCGATTGGCTGGCCCGTGAATATGTCGACACCGGTTGGGACACGAAACGACTCCATCGTCAACTCGTCAACTCGACCACTTTTCGTCAGCAGAGTTTTCCACGCCAGCGTCTCTCCGCCGAAGTCATTCGCGACGTCGCGCTGCAATCGGCGGGCGTGATCAACTACGTCCACGGTGGCCCCGGCGTGAAACCTTATCAGCCGGGCGATTTGTGGAAAGAGTTGTCGTACTATCCGAACGACCTGAGTGCGCAGCTCTACAACACGACGAGCGGATCGGCCATGTACCGCCGCAGCGTCTATTTGTTCTGGAAGCGAAACGCGCCGCCGGTGAATCTCACTACGTTTGACGCACCAAACCGCGAAACCTGCACGGTCGAACGAAGTCGCACGAATACGCCGTTGCAGGCCCTCGTGCTGCTGAATGATCCAACGTTCGTTGAGGCAGCGCGACTGTTGGCGACGCGCATCCTTGCCGGCAAGGATCAAGCCGCCGACGCACGCTTGAATCGGCTATTTCAGATCGTTCTCAGTCGGCCCGCCACTGCGGGTGAACGCGAACTGTTGCAGCAGCAACTGGCTGCCGATCTCGCCCACTACCAAGCCAATCCGGCCGAGGCCAAGAAGTTGCTCGACGTCGGTCAGGCTGCTGCGCCGCTCGATATCTCCGCCGCTGAACTGGCTGCGTGGACGAATCTGGCCACGGTGGTTCTAAACTTGGACGAAGCCCTCACCAATCATTGA
- a CDS encoding carboxypeptidase-like regulatory domain-containing protein yields the protein MRNLLFIVALVALASGLGCNRGEVLGPVHGVITVEGTPVERATVMFSNDQKGVHMNAVTDSQGRYVVRMANGDGLPLGDYKVRICPPIQDHPLGPIKAPPANVDPFASTIPSRYRDVKTSDLKLSVTEKSNSLDVDMKRN from the coding sequence ATGCGCAACCTGCTTTTTATCGTCGCTCTGGTCGCGTTGGCTTCGGGCTTAGGTTGCAACCGCGGCGAGGTCCTCGGGCCTGTCCACGGTGTCATTACCGTGGAGGGAACGCCTGTCGAGCGCGCGACAGTGATGTTCAGCAACGATCAAAAAGGCGTTCACATGAACGCCGTGACCGACAGCCAAGGTCGTTACGTCGTGCGGATGGCCAACGGCGATGGCTTGCCGCTGGGAGATTACAAAGTCCGCATTTGCCCGCCCATCCAGGATCATCCTCTCGGGCCGATCAAAGCCCCGCCTGCGAATGTCGATCCCTTTGCCAGCACCATTCCGAGCCGTTATCGCGATGTGAAAACCAGCGATCTAAAACTGTCGGTGACGGAAAAATCGAATTCGCTGGATGTGGATATGAAGCGCAACTAA